From a region of the Agrobacterium larrymoorei genome:
- a CDS encoding PaaX family transcriptional regulator C-terminal domain-containing protein, with protein sequence MRGAGGLQAGELISTLLDGNPLKAAGFIVTIYGDVIEPRGGVVWMGNLIETCAMVGISETLVRTAVSRLVAAEQLVGEREGRRSFYRLTKLARTEFAIAARLLFGPPEEVSWNFVQPSGDDADEAMFVLERAGYARLGPRLAVGPRAAPAMKPSAVVFHAELAAGEGGLRAFVADHWNLTPHADAYRGFLTRFGLISNYIERGGSLSTSQSLIARLLLVHQFRMVMLRDPRLPEAGLPEDWPGGQARLLFARLYCQLSLKADLYVADQFISVDGALEEANAATRARLTSLAHVLG encoded by the coding sequence GTGCGAGGGGCAGGAGGTTTACAGGCTGGCGAACTCATCAGCACGCTTCTTGATGGAAATCCGCTGAAGGCGGCGGGTTTTATCGTTACCATTTATGGCGACGTGATCGAGCCTCGGGGCGGTGTTGTCTGGATGGGAAATCTGATCGAGACCTGCGCTATGGTGGGCATCAGTGAAACGCTGGTTCGCACGGCTGTCTCGCGGCTCGTGGCGGCAGAGCAGCTGGTTGGGGAGAGAGAGGGACGGCGTAGTTTTTATCGGCTTACCAAGCTCGCCCGTACCGAATTCGCGATAGCGGCGCGATTGCTGTTTGGGCCGCCTGAGGAAGTGAGCTGGAATTTTGTTCAGCCGAGCGGCGATGATGCCGATGAAGCGATGTTCGTTCTGGAGCGCGCTGGCTATGCCCGGCTCGGACCGCGCCTTGCGGTTGGGCCCCGCGCTGCACCAGCAATGAAGCCGTCGGCGGTGGTGTTTCATGCAGAGCTTGCGGCAGGTGAGGGAGGTCTTCGCGCCTTCGTTGCCGACCATTGGAACCTCACCCCGCATGCTGATGCCTATCGCGGCTTTCTCACCCGTTTCGGGCTTATTTCAAATTATATCGAGCGCGGGGGTTCGCTGAGTACGTCGCAGAGCCTTATTGCCCGGCTTCTGCTGGTGCACCAGTTTCGGATGGTCATGCTTCGCGACCCACGGCTGCCGGAGGCGGGGCTGCCCGAAGACTGGCCGGGAGGGCAAGCGCGGCTCCTCTTCGCCAGGCTCTATTGCCAACTTTCGCTGAAGGCGGATTTGTATGTCGCCGATCAATTTATAAGCGTGGATGGCGCGTTGGAAGAAGCGAATGCTGCCACACGAGCCCGTTTGACCTCTCTCGCACACGTTCTTGGCTGA
- the pcaF gene encoding 3-oxoadipyl-CoA thiolase, translated as MYEAFICDAVRTPIGRYGGPLSSIRADDLAALPVSALIDRNPSVDWSKVDDVIYGCANQAGEDNRNVGRMAVLLSGLPVSIPATTINRLCGSGMDAIGMAARSIRSGDCDFVIAGGVESMSRAPFVMPKAESAFSRSNAIYDTTIGWRFVNPKMKNAFGVDSMPQTADNVAADFAVSREDQDAYAVRSQSRWAAANAAGIFAEEIVAVHVPQKKGEPLVVDTDDHPRPGTTIEQLSKLKGVNGPDFSVTAGNASGVNDGAGALIVASEAMAKAQGLTPKARVVAMAAAGVEPRVMGIGPVPAVHRVLERAGLSLEQMDVIELNEAFSAQALAVLRQLGLPDDAEHVNPNGGTIALGHPLGMSGARLVMTAAYQLQRQGGRYALCTMCVGVGQGIAIILERV; from the coding sequence GTGTACGAAGCCTTTATCTGCGATGCCGTGCGCACGCCCATTGGTCGATATGGCGGACCTCTGTCTTCCATTCGTGCCGATGATCTTGCGGCTTTGCCTGTGAGCGCGCTCATCGACCGTAACCCTTCGGTCGACTGGTCCAAGGTGGACGATGTCATCTATGGATGTGCCAATCAGGCCGGTGAAGATAATCGCAATGTCGGTCGCATGGCGGTTTTGCTGTCCGGCCTGCCGGTTTCCATTCCTGCGACGACGATCAACCGGCTGTGCGGCTCCGGCATGGATGCCATAGGCATGGCTGCCCGCTCCATACGATCCGGTGACTGCGATTTCGTGATTGCAGGCGGTGTGGAAAGCATGAGCCGCGCGCCATTCGTGATGCCCAAGGCCGAAAGCGCGTTCTCTCGTTCGAACGCGATTTACGATACGACGATTGGTTGGCGGTTTGTCAATCCGAAGATGAAGAACGCGTTCGGCGTTGATTCCATGCCGCAGACGGCGGATAATGTCGCTGCAGATTTTGCCGTAAGTCGCGAGGATCAGGATGCCTATGCTGTGCGCAGCCAGTCCCGTTGGGCGGCTGCGAATGCTGCCGGTATCTTCGCCGAAGAAATCGTGGCGGTTCATGTGCCTCAAAAGAAGGGTGAGCCGCTTGTTGTCGATACCGATGATCATCCGCGTCCCGGAACGACCATAGAGCAATTGTCGAAGCTCAAGGGCGTGAACGGTCCAGATTTTTCGGTAACTGCGGGTAATGCGTCTGGTGTGAATGATGGCGCGGGCGCGTTGATCGTCGCAAGCGAAGCGATGGCGAAGGCTCAAGGGCTGACGCCGAAGGCGCGGGTCGTGGCCATGGCCGCCGCAGGGGTCGAGCCCAGGGTCATGGGCATTGGCCCGGTTCCGGCGGTGCATCGTGTTCTCGAGCGTGCAGGTCTGTCGCTCGAACAGATGGATGTGATCGAGCTCAACGAAGCATTTTCTGCTCAGGCACTCGCGGTTTTGAGACAGCTTGGCCTTCCAGATGATGCGGAGCATGTGAACCCCAATGGAGGCACAATCGCTCTTGGCCATCCGCTGGGAATGAGCGGCGCAAGACTTGTGATGACAGCCGCCTACCAGCTTCAGCGCCAAGGTGGACGCTATGCGCTCTGCACCATGTGCGTAGGCGTCGGTCAGGGCATTGCCATCATTCTCGAACGCGTTTGA
- the paaA gene encoding 1,2-phenylacetyl-CoA epoxidase subunit PaaA — translation MYAQMVKTDATRVQSLSEMEPQDRAFQERIDAGQKIEPKEWMPEGYRKTLVRQISQHAHSEIVGQLPEGNWITRAPTLERKAILLAKVQDEAGHGLYLYCAAETLGITRDQMYEQLHSGKAKYSSIFNYPTLTWADIGAIGWLVDGAAIMNQVPLQRCSYGPYARAMVRICKEESFHQRQGYDALMRMVKGTPAQKAMVQDALNRWWWPSLMMFGPSDDASVHSAQSMAWKIKQNSNDELRQKFVDQTVPQAKYLGLTVPDPDLKWNEEKGGYDFGEPDWEEFFNVIAGNGPCNVERLNARKTAWENGAWFRDGLTAHAEKAAERRAAARIAAE, via the coding sequence ATGTATGCGCAGATGGTGAAAACGGATGCCACCCGTGTTCAATCTCTCAGCGAGATGGAGCCGCAGGACCGGGCTTTTCAAGAGCGGATCGACGCCGGGCAAAAGATCGAGCCGAAGGAGTGGATGCCGGAGGGTTACCGCAAAACTCTGGTGCGTCAGATCAGCCAGCATGCGCATTCGGAGATCGTTGGCCAGCTTCCCGAGGGAAACTGGATTACCCGTGCGCCGACTCTGGAACGAAAGGCTATCCTTCTTGCCAAGGTGCAGGATGAGGCAGGCCACGGCCTCTATCTCTACTGTGCAGCGGAAACGCTCGGCATCACCCGTGACCAGATGTATGAACAGCTTCATTCCGGCAAAGCGAAATACTCCTCGATCTTCAACTATCCGACGCTGACATGGGCCGATATCGGAGCGATCGGATGGCTGGTCGACGGTGCGGCCATCATGAATCAGGTGCCTTTACAGCGCTGTTCCTACGGGCCTTATGCCCGTGCCATGGTGCGTATCTGCAAGGAGGAAAGCTTCCATCAGCGTCAGGGCTACGATGCATTGATGCGCATGGTGAAGGGTACGCCTGCGCAAAAGGCCATGGTTCAGGATGCGCTGAACCGCTGGTGGTGGCCATCCCTGATGATGTTCGGTCCTTCTGACGATGCTTCCGTTCACTCCGCGCAATCGATGGCCTGGAAGATCAAGCAGAATTCGAACGACGAGCTGCGACAGAAATTCGTCGATCAAACGGTTCCTCAAGCCAAATATCTCGGGCTGACCGTGCCGGACCCAGATCTCAAATGGAACGAGGAAAAAGGCGGTTACGATTTCGGCGAGCCGGATTGGGAAGAGTTCTTCAATGTAATTGCAGGCAATGGCCCGTGCAATGTCGAGCGCCTGAACGCGCGCAAAACGGCCTGGGAGAATGGCGCATGGTTCCGGGACGGTTTGACTGCGCATGCCGAAAAGGCAGCGGAGCGCAGGGCAGCTGCCCGGATCGCGGCTGAATAA
- the paaB gene encoding 1,2-phenylacetyl-CoA epoxidase subunit PaaB: MSSEWPLWEVFIRGQHGLNHRHVGSLHAPDAEMAINNARDVYTRRNEGVSIWVVKSADITASAPSEKGPLFDPSNSKVYRHPTFFDIPDEVGHM, translated from the coding sequence ATGTCGAGTGAATGGCCGCTTTGGGAAGTCTTCATCCGGGGCCAGCATGGTCTCAATCACCGCCATGTTGGAAGCCTGCATGCGCCGGATGCGGAGATGGCGATCAATAATGCCCGCGATGTTTATACCCGGCGTAACGAGGGGGTGAGCATCTGGGTGGTGAAGTCTGCCGATATCACTGCCAGCGCACCCTCGGAGAAGGGGCCGCTGTTCGATCCGTCGAATTCCAAGGTTTATCGTCATCCGACTTTCTTCGATATTCCCGATGAAGTGGGGCACATGTGA
- the paaC gene encoding 1,2-phenylacetyl-CoA epoxidase subunit PaaC yields MSGAAIDPTVRDDALFEFLLRIGDNALILGHRVSEWCGHAPALEEDIALANTALDLIGQTKLWLGLAGEVEGKGRSADDLAYLRDGYDFRNILLVERPNGDYGRTLMRQFLFDAWHYLLLKSLKGSSDQRIREIAEKAFKEVSYHLERSSDLVIRLGDGSAESHRRMQEALDELWPFTGEMFMSDTHDEKLVEAGVIPQPESLKEGWNALVAETLMEGLLKKPDDGYMHKGGRRGVHTEHLGYILTEMQFLQRAYPGASW; encoded by the coding sequence ATGTCGGGCGCCGCAATCGATCCCACCGTTCGTGACGATGCGCTTTTCGAATTTCTTCTGCGCATCGGCGATAACGCGCTCATCCTCGGGCACCGCGTGTCCGAATGGTGCGGGCATGCGCCAGCACTGGAAGAGGATATCGCGCTTGCGAATACGGCACTCGATCTGATCGGCCAGACGAAGCTTTGGCTTGGTCTGGCAGGCGAGGTCGAGGGCAAAGGTCGATCAGCGGATGATCTTGCCTATCTGCGAGATGGCTATGATTTCCGCAATATTCTTCTGGTCGAACGTCCGAATGGTGATTATGGCCGCACCTTGATGCGCCAATTCCTGTTCGATGCCTGGCATTATCTGCTTCTGAAATCGCTGAAAGGCTCATCGGATCAGCGCATCCGCGAGATCGCCGAGAAGGCGTTCAAGGAAGTGTCTTACCATCTGGAGCGCAGCAGCGATCTTGTCATCCGGCTGGGTGATGGTTCGGCGGAAAGCCACCGCCGCATGCAGGAGGCCTTGGATGAACTCTGGCCCTTCACGGGTGAAATGTTCATGAGCGATACGCATGACGAAAAGCTGGTCGAGGCTGGCGTCATCCCGCAGCCCGAGAGCCTGAAAGAAGGGTGGAATGCGCTCGTTGCCGAGACGTTGATGGAAGGTCTGCTGAAGAAGCCCGATGATGGCTATATGCATAAGGGTGGACGGCGTGGCGTACACACGGAGCATCTTGGCTACATTCTGACCGAGATGCAGTTTTTGCAGCGCGCCTATCCGGGCGCAAGCTGGTAG
- the paaD gene encoding 1,2-phenylacetyl-CoA epoxidase subunit PaaD, with protein MNAAPRPSLDQVWHWLAQVPDPEIPVISLTDLGIIRDARWQDDMLVVTVTPTYSGCPATAVINLDIEAALNERGVSKVRLERQLSPVWTTDWISAEGREKLKAYGIAPPVDGTAADGLLMKRIDRLSGRSNLTIVCPRCGSANTEKISQFGSTPCKASYRCTDCLEPFDYFKCI; from the coding sequence ATGAACGCGGCTCCACGCCCCTCGCTGGATCAGGTATGGCACTGGCTGGCTCAGGTGCCGGACCCGGAGATACCGGTCATCTCCCTTACGGATCTCGGCATTATCAGGGATGCGCGATGGCAGGATGACATGCTGGTGGTGACGGTAACGCCGACCTATTCGGGCTGTCCAGCCACCGCTGTCATAAATCTCGATATCGAGGCTGCGCTGAATGAGCGAGGTGTCAGCAAGGTCAGGCTGGAGCGTCAGCTTTCACCTGTCTGGACGACGGACTGGATCAGCGCCGAGGGGCGCGAAAAGCTGAAGGCCTACGGTATCGCCCCGCCGGTCGATGGAACGGCGGCGGACGGTTTGCTGATGAAGCGCATAGACCGGCTCTCGGGACGTTCAAATCTGACCATCGTCTGTCCGCGATGCGGATCGGCGAACACCGAAAAGATCAGCCAGTTCGGCTCGACGCCCTGCAAGGCGAGCTATCGGTGCACCGACTGTCTGGAGCCGTTCGATTATTTCAAGTGCATTTGA
- the paaE gene encoding 1,2-phenylacetyl-CoA epoxidase subunit PaaE: MARFHPLTVTDVRRETRDAVVVTLQPSEEDRAIFDFTQGQYLTFRRMFGDEELRRSYSICAGKNEGVLKVGIKRVDGGCFSSWINESLKPGDMLEAMPPMGAFFTALEPDIAKHYLGFAGGSGITPVLSIIKTVLAREPKARFTLVYANRQINSIMFREELEDIKNLYLGRFSVLHILESEAQEIDLFTGRIDGEKCAALFKNWIDIRSIATAFICGPEPMMLAIAAALREHGLREDQIKFELFASSQPGRARRAAAAAMAADQVRNCQATVTLDGATRTFTFPKQGQSLLDAALENALDVPYACKAGVCSTCRARVLEGEVEMEVNHALEDYEVRQGYVLSCQCYPLTDRIVVSYDQ; the protein is encoded by the coding sequence ATGGCACGTTTTCATCCACTGACCGTCACCGACGTTAGACGCGAAACACGCGATGCCGTTGTCGTGACATTACAGCCATCCGAAGAGGATCGCGCGATCTTCGATTTCACGCAGGGTCAATATCTCACATTCCGCCGCATGTTCGGAGACGAGGAGCTTCGCCGTTCCTACTCCATTTGTGCGGGCAAGAATGAAGGTGTCCTGAAGGTCGGCATCAAGCGCGTGGATGGCGGCTGTTTTTCCAGCTGGATCAACGAAAGTCTGAAGCCCGGCGATATGTTGGAAGCCATGCCGCCCATGGGGGCATTTTTCACCGCGCTGGAGCCAGATATTGCCAAGCATTATCTCGGCTTTGCCGGAGGCAGCGGAATTACGCCGGTGCTTTCCATTATCAAGACGGTGTTGGCCCGGGAGCCGAAGGCGCGCTTTACGCTGGTTTACGCCAACCGCCAGATCAACTCCATCATGTTCCGCGAAGAGCTGGAGGATATCAAGAACCTCTATCTCGGGCGGTTTTCCGTTCTGCATATTCTGGAAAGCGAGGCGCAGGAGATCGATCTGTTCACGGGCCGTATCGATGGCGAAAAATGCGCGGCGCTGTTTAAAAACTGGATAGACATCCGGTCCATCGCCACCGCCTTCATTTGCGGCCCAGAGCCGATGATGCTGGCCATCGCTGCGGCGCTGCGGGAGCATGGGCTTCGCGAAGACCAGATCAAGTTCGAACTTTTTGCCTCCTCCCAACCAGGGCGCGCGCGGCGCGCAGCCGCGGCAGCGATGGCGGCGGATCAGGTGCGTAACTGTCAGGCAACCGTCACGCTGGACGGTGCGACACGGACATTCACCTTTCCGAAACAGGGACAAAGCCTGCTGGATGCTGCGCTGGAGAACGCGTTGGACGTTCCCTATGCCTGCAAAGCCGGTGTCTGCTCCACGTGTCGGGCCCGTGTTCTCGAAGGTGAGGTGGAGATGGAGGTCAACCACGCATTGGAGGATTACGAGGTTCGTCAGGGATACGTCCTGTCCTGTCAGTGCTACCCGTTAACCGATCGTATCGTTGTCAGCTACGACCAGTAG
- the paaZ gene encoding phenylacetic acid degradation bifunctional protein PaaZ, with protein sequence MNIMANRPRRLESYVAGQWVVGAKEGVPLLDASTGAHVAFIDSTGIDFKAILTYGREKGGPALRRMSFHERAAMLKALGLALMDRKEEFYALSTATGATRADSWVDIEGGIGTLLSYASKGRRELPNTRVLLDGDVELLSKDNTFSAQHILSPLQGVAVHINAFNFPCWGMLEKLAPTLLAGVPAIVKPASQTAYLTELMVRRIIETGILPDGALQLVCGSVGDLLDHVEGQDAVTFTGSASTGQRLKTHKAIVQNSVRFTMEADSLNAAVLGLDAAPGTPEFDLFVKEVAREMTVKAGQKCTAIRRVIAPRSYSEALIDSLRARLGQTVVGNVADEAVRMGPLASLDQREEVRARIRDLSVDAEIVAGNPDSPNIQSGDVEAGAFLDPVLLYCDKPASASAIHDVEAFGPVSTVMPYDTAQEAVHLAYRGKGSLVASVFTNDPAFAEDVVLGLAPFHGRVMIGNRASARSSTGHGSPLPGLVHGGPGRAGGGEELGGIRGVKHYMQRTAIQGAPTMLSAVTGRWMQGAEAVHSDRHPFRKSLAELKIGDQLLTESRTVTLEDIEHFAGFTGDTFYAHMDEEAAKANPFFEGRVAHGYLIVSFAAGLFVDPAPGPVLANYGVDNLRFLTPVNPGDALKVQLTCKEINPRINADHGEVRWDCNVTNQTGATVAQYDVLTMVAKSWS encoded by the coding sequence ATGAACATCATGGCAAACCGGCCCCGCCGGCTTGAAAGCTATGTTGCTGGCCAATGGGTCGTCGGTGCTAAAGAAGGCGTGCCTTTGCTCGATGCATCGACCGGAGCCCACGTTGCGTTCATCGATTCCACCGGCATAGATTTCAAGGCGATCCTGACCTATGGGCGCGAAAAGGGCGGCCCCGCGCTGCGCCGCATGTCTTTCCATGAGCGGGCCGCGATGCTGAAGGCTCTCGGTCTGGCCCTGATGGACCGCAAGGAAGAGTTCTACGCGCTTTCCACCGCCACCGGCGCTACCCGCGCCGACAGCTGGGTGGATATCGAGGGCGGTATCGGCACCCTGCTTTCCTACGCCTCCAAGGGGCGGCGCGAACTGCCCAACACGCGGGTACTGCTGGATGGTGACGTGGAACTGCTGTCCAAGGACAACACCTTCTCCGCGCAGCACATTCTAAGCCCTCTGCAGGGAGTAGCCGTCCATATCAATGCGTTCAATTTCCCGTGCTGGGGCATGCTGGAGAAACTTGCTCCGACATTGCTGGCGGGGGTCCCAGCCATCGTCAAACCCGCAAGTCAAACAGCCTATCTGACCGAACTCATGGTTCGTCGTATCATCGAAACGGGAATACTGCCCGATGGCGCGTTGCAACTCGTCTGTGGATCGGTGGGCGATCTGCTCGATCATGTCGAGGGACAGGATGCGGTGACGTTTACCGGTTCTGCCTCGACCGGTCAGCGCCTCAAGACGCATAAGGCAATCGTGCAGAATTCGGTGCGCTTCACCATGGAGGCGGATAGTCTCAATGCCGCTGTGCTCGGTCTCGATGCCGCGCCGGGAACGCCGGAATTTGATCTCTTCGTGAAAGAGGTGGCGCGCGAGATGACGGTGAAGGCCGGGCAGAAATGCACGGCGATACGCCGTGTCATTGCGCCGCGATCTTACAGTGAGGCGCTCATCGACAGCCTGCGCGCTCGTCTGGGGCAGACGGTCGTCGGCAATGTCGCTGATGAGGCCGTTCGCATGGGTCCGCTTGCGAGTCTCGATCAGCGTGAGGAGGTGCGAGCCCGAATTCGCGATCTTTCAGTGGATGCGGAAATCGTGGCGGGCAATCCCGACAGCCCCAATATCCAGTCAGGCGATGTCGAGGCCGGTGCGTTTCTCGATCCTGTTCTGCTTTACTGCGACAAGCCTGCTTCGGCGTCTGCCATCCATGATGTCGAGGCTTTCGGCCCGGTCAGCACCGTCATGCCTTACGATACTGCGCAAGAGGCTGTTCATCTCGCTTATCGCGGCAAGGGAAGTCTCGTCGCTTCCGTTTTCACCAACGATCCAGCCTTTGCGGAAGACGTCGTTTTGGGTCTCGCACCCTTTCATGGTCGTGTCATGATCGGAAATCGAGCCAGCGCCAGATCGTCTACGGGGCACGGCTCGCCTTTGCCGGGTCTGGTTCATGGTGGGCCGGGGCGTGCAGGCGGTGGTGAAGAGCTGGGTGGCATCCGTGGCGTCAAACACTACATGCAACGCACTGCGATTCAGGGCGCGCCGACGATGCTGTCTGCTGTCACAGGCCGATGGATGCAAGGGGCTGAAGCCGTGCATTCGGACCGGCATCCTTTCCGCAAATCGCTCGCCGAGCTGAAGATCGGCGATCAGCTGCTGACCGAATCTCGCACTGTAACGCTGGAAGACATCGAGCATTTTGCCGGTTTCACCGGAGACACATTTTACGCCCATATGGACGAGGAAGCTGCCAAGGCAAATCCGTTCTTCGAGGGTCGTGTCGCGCACGGTTACCTCATCGTCTCCTTTGCCGCAGGCCTGTTCGTCGATCCGGCGCCCGGTCCGGTTCTTGCCAATTACGGCGTGGACAATCTTCGCTTCCTCACGCCGGTCAACCCCGGAGATGCACTGAAGGTGCAGTTGACCTGCAAGGAAATCAATCCACGCATCAACGCGGATCATGGAGAGGTGAGATGGGATTGCAACGTCACCAACCAGACGGGTGCCACGGTTGCACAATATGATGTTCTGACCATGGTCGCCAAAAGCTGGAGCTGA
- a CDS encoding transferase hexapeptide repeat family protein — protein sequence MRQIYAYDDVVPVIHPDAFVHPAAVIIGDVIIGPACYVGPGAVLRGDFGRIVLERGSNVQETCVVHSFPNLEVIIEEDGHIGHGAVLHGCHIGRNAMIGMNAVVMDQAVIGENAIVAAMAFVKAGAEIPANSLAVGSPARVIRELSAEEIKWKREGTGVYQRLALEAKDKLKPVEPLTAIEPDRRRIKAPEYDPLILERLKLEG from the coding sequence ATGCGCCAGATATATGCGTATGACGATGTCGTGCCGGTCATTCATCCCGATGCATTCGTGCATCCCGCGGCAGTGATTATAGGTGACGTGATCATCGGGCCCGCCTGCTACGTCGGGCCCGGTGCGGTGCTGCGCGGGGATTTCGGACGCATCGTTCTGGAACGAGGATCGAATGTACAGGAGACCTGTGTCGTACACAGTTTTCCCAATCTCGAGGTCATCATCGAAGAGGATGGCCATATCGGCCATGGCGCGGTGCTGCATGGTTGTCACATCGGTCGCAACGCCATGATCGGCATGAACGCGGTGGTGATGGATCAGGCCGTGATCGGTGAAAACGCGATCGTCGCCGCGATGGCCTTCGTCAAGGCGGGGGCCGAAATTCCGGCCAATAGTCTGGCGGTGGGATCACCTGCACGGGTCATCCGCGAACTTTCCGCCGAAGAAATCAAGTGGAAGCGTGAGGGGACAGGCGTTTATCAAAGGCTGGCGCTGGAAGCGAAAGACAAGCTGAAGCCGGTGGAGCCGCTGACGGCAATCGAGCCCGACCGACGCCGGATCAAGGCCCCGGAATATGATCCGCTTATTCTGGAGCGGCTGAAGCTGGAAGGCTGA
- a CDS encoding TetR/AcrR family transcriptional regulator, which translates to MARTRAVDFEEKQRGLLSNAAAVFAEMGMEKASMSMIASHSGVSKALLYHYYPSKDALIFDIVRTHLTELSGAIETADRTDVSPQDRLRLLVKAVLKNYEGRDNEHKVQLNGTNALSAEQLAELRAIERQIVKRFSNVIRDINPDLDKDRPLLMPVTMSLFGMMNWVYMWFRPDGPITRDQYAEIATTLILEGVKAVH; encoded by the coding sequence ATGGCACGCACGCGCGCAGTTGATTTCGAGGAAAAACAGCGTGGTCTTCTATCAAACGCTGCGGCAGTGTTTGCGGAGATGGGCATGGAGAAAGCCTCCATGTCGATGATCGCCTCGCATAGCGGTGTCTCGAAAGCGCTTCTCTACCATTATTATCCGAGCAAGGACGCGTTGATCTTCGATATCGTGCGCACGCATCTGACGGAATTGAGCGGCGCAATAGAGACCGCCGACCGGACAGACGTGTCGCCGCAGGACCGTCTGCGCCTGCTGGTGAAAGCGGTTCTGAAAAACTACGAAGGCCGCGATAATGAGCATAAGGTTCAGCTCAATGGCACCAATGCTCTATCGGCAGAGCAACTTGCCGAATTGCGAGCCATCGAGCGTCAAATTGTAAAGCGTTTTTCCAATGTCATCCGGGACATCAACCCTGATCTCGACAAGGATCGCCCCCTCCTGATGCCCGTTACGATGTCGCTCTTCGGCATGATGAACTGGGTCTATATGTGGTTTCGCCCCGATGGCCCGATTACGAGAGACCAATATGCGGAAATTGCAACGACGTTGATCCTCGAAGGGGTCAAGGCCGTACACTAA
- the paaK gene encoding phenylacetate--CoA ligase PaaK: MEDLSPRPGDLEAIETASRDEISALQLKRMKWSLNHAYENSPFYRQRFEQAGIHPSDLKTLSDLAKFPFTTKKDLRDTYPFGMFAVPREKLARIHASSGTTGKPTVVGYTKNDIDTWATVVARSIRASGGRPGDIVHVAYGYGLFTGGLGAHYGAEKLGCTVVPISGGMTERQVTLMMDFKPRIIMVTPSYMLSILDEFRKHGIDPRESSLAVGIFGAEPWTNAMRAEIEQAFDMHAVDIYGLSEVMGPGVANECVETKDGLHIWEDHFYPEIIHPETGEVLPDGEIGELVITTLTKEGLPIIRYRTRDLTRLLPGTARSMRRVEKVTGRSDDMMILRGVNVFPTQIEEQILKCRGLAPHFQIELTRAGRMDDMTVHVECTPDAAHETARAGSIKELAHHIKSIVGVSTKIAVHEPGGIIRSEGKAKRVVDNRPKE; the protein is encoded by the coding sequence ATGGAAGACCTTTCCCCCCGTCCGGGAGATCTGGAAGCGATAGAGACGGCATCGCGCGACGAAATTTCCGCGCTCCAGCTCAAGCGCATGAAGTGGTCTTTGAACCACGCATACGAAAACTCACCTTTTTATCGCCAGCGCTTCGAACAGGCTGGCATTCATCCATCTGATTTGAAGACCTTATCCGATCTGGCAAAATTTCCCTTCACCACGAAAAAAGATCTTCGCGATACCTACCCCTTCGGCATGTTCGCGGTGCCGCGCGAGAAACTCGCCCGTATCCATGCGTCCTCCGGCACCACAGGCAAACCGACGGTCGTCGGATATACGAAGAACGATATCGATACCTGGGCAACCGTGGTAGCCCGCTCGATCCGCGCATCGGGCGGTCGCCCCGGCGATATCGTGCATGTCGCCTATGGATACGGCCTGTTCACCGGCGGTCTAGGCGCACATTATGGTGCGGAGAAACTGGGCTGTACGGTCGTGCCGATTTCCGGTGGCATGACTGAGCGGCAAGTCACGTTGATGATGGATTTCAAGCCGCGGATCATCATGGTCACGCCTTCCTATATGCTCTCCATCCTCGATGAATTCCGCAAGCACGGCATCGATCCTCGGGAAAGCTCTCTGGCTGTCGGAATTTTTGGGGCCGAGCCCTGGACGAACGCCATGCGCGCCGAAATCGAGCAGGCTTTCGACATGCATGCTGTCGATATCTATGGCCTGTCCGAGGTCATGGGCCCCGGTGTTGCCAATGAATGTGTTGAAACGAAAGACGGACTGCACATCTGGGAGGATCATTTCTATCCCGAGATCATTCATCCCGAAACCGGGGAAGTGCTGCCGGATGGGGAGATCGGCGAGTTGGTGATCACCACGCTGACCAAGGAAGGATTGCCCATCATCCGGTATCGCACGCGTGATCTGACACGTCTGCTTCCCGGCACCGCCCGCTCCATGCGCCGCGTGGAAAAGGTGACGGGGCGTTCGGATGACATGATGATATTGCGGGGCGTGAACGTCTTTCCGACGCAGATCGAGGAACAAATATTGAAATGTCGCGGTTTGGCACCGCATTTCCAGATCGAACTCACGCGCGCGGGACGTATGGATGACATGACGGTTCACGTTGAGTGCACGCCGGATGCCGCGCATGAAACTGCGCGTGCCGGTTCGATCAAGGAACTTGCGCATCACATCAAGAGCATCGTCGGGGTCTCCACGAAAATTGCAGTCCACGAGCCGGGTGGCATTATCCGTTCGGAGGGCAAAGCGAAGCGCGTGGTGGATAATCGACCGAAAGAATGA